Proteins encoded by one window of Alkalinema sp. FACHB-956:
- a CDS encoding DUF3685 domain-containing protein yields the protein MNASFAELTAPVICMVVEADSAMRRELSFYLQQHPWQIVAEVTTTDLAWERFMTLRDTPQAIQWVVLGVPLTGRGYGDRSGLALCQALKAINPTIKIILLADLRDPALFEARQLGVEGCFARDTPIESLISGFTQILQGETVWSADLPLPTDQRGFILPGNQPRSQLPGTSGQSFGQSSGQSIPLAGIQQIDTLLLQLERQLRTRALSWVDRLVLQGRCRELRAARWILAQLASQSSPSPKLPASTRPTESLSPPSLPSMSPSSSQWRASQPSWPSADSPFTSSPFTKSGLVSQPLAMPPKKVQDLLFERLASKLRWELKNVSSIPLEMDILRLDRKQELLYVVLRKVETLLAELTLAQVDPPQLTAKQAELLTDLWEASTIDFLGKYYTLRDSIQTIEVVPAVLHSYPIVQRDILSKIPLVPDLFAYLLFQTPLIQEFTLTSPGAAPVSSEQLDRAAAILENLVIQIANAVIQPILNQFADWEPIKQNFYDRRHMTSREIERFRNDLSWRYRRDRWFDTPTHIFESQYRLWTLSDRGIRRIAIYSPRRQELETLSGIPLAVTIALEARDALSPRLRAAFSILGAGVVYLLTEVVGRGLGLIGRGIAKGIGDAWQDRRS from the coding sequence ATGAATGCCTCGTTTGCTGAATTGACGGCTCCCGTTATTTGCATGGTCGTGGAGGCTGACTCTGCGATGCGACGAGAGTTAAGCTTCTACTTGCAACAGCATCCTTGGCAGATTGTTGCAGAAGTCACCACAACGGATCTCGCGTGGGAACGCTTTATGACCTTGCGTGACACCCCCCAAGCGATTCAATGGGTGGTGCTAGGAGTCCCGTTAACCGGGCGGGGCTACGGAGATCGATCGGGGTTAGCCCTTTGCCAAGCCTTAAAAGCAATCAATCCGACAATTAAGATTATTTTGCTGGCGGATTTGCGAGATCCGGCGCTGTTCGAGGCTCGGCAATTAGGGGTCGAGGGGTGCTTTGCTCGGGACACACCGATCGAAAGCCTAATATCGGGGTTTACGCAGATTTTGCAAGGGGAAACCGTTTGGTCAGCGGATCTGCCGCTGCCAACGGATCAGCGAGGATTTATTCTCCCTGGCAATCAACCACGATCGCAGTTACCAGGCACGTCTGGGCAATCGTTTGGGCAATCGTCTGGGCAATCCATCCCCCTCGCTGGAATTCAACAAATTGACACCCTGCTGCTGCAACTAGAGCGACAACTCCGGACGCGAGCCTTATCTTGGGTCGATCGCCTCGTGCTCCAAGGCCGCTGCCGCGAGTTACGGGCGGCTCGCTGGATTTTGGCCCAGTTAGCCTCACAATCTAGCCCCTCGCCCAAGCTGCCTGCTTCCACCAGGCCAACGGAGAGTTTGTCTCCTCCCAGTTTGCCATCCATGTCACCCTCTTCATCCCAGTGGCGAGCCTCCCAACCGTCTTGGCCCTCCGCAGACTCACCCTTCACCAGCTCACCCTTCACGAAATCGGGCCTAGTTTCGCAACCGCTCGCCATGCCCCCCAAAAAGGTGCAAGACCTGCTTTTCGAACGACTCGCGAGCAAACTTCGCTGGGAATTGAAGAATGTCAGCTCGATTCCCTTGGAGATGGATATTCTGCGCCTCGATCGCAAGCAAGAATTGCTCTATGTTGTGCTCCGTAAGGTGGAAACCTTGCTGGCTGAACTGACCTTGGCCCAGGTAGACCCTCCGCAATTAACGGCTAAACAGGCTGAACTCCTCACCGATCTGTGGGAAGCCTCAACCATCGACTTTTTGGGGAAGTACTATACCCTACGCGATAGTATCCAAACCATTGAAGTAGTACCCGCGGTGCTCCATAGCTATCCGATCGTGCAACGGGACATTTTGTCCAAGATTCCACTTGTCCCGGATTTGTTTGCCTATTTACTGTTTCAAACCCCTCTGATTCAAGAGTTTACGCTGACTAGTCCTGGCGCGGCACCCGTCTCCTCGGAGCAACTCGATCGTGCCGCAGCGATTTTAGAAAACCTGGTCATTCAAATTGCCAATGCAGTGATTCAGCCTATTCTGAATCAATTTGCAGACTGGGAGCCGATTAAACAAAATTTCTACGATCGGCGGCATATGACGAGCCGCGAAATTGAACGCTTTCGCAATGATCTGTCTTGGCGGTATCGGCGCGATCGCTGGTTTGATACCCCCACCCATATCTTTGAAAGCCAATATCGCCTATGGACGCTGAGCGATCGAGGCATTCGACGCATTGCGATTTATTCACCCCGTCGCCAGGAATTAGAAACGTTGTCTGGCATTCCCCTAGCCGTCACGATCGCCCTGGAAGCCAGAGATGCCCTGTCTCCTCGGTTGCGGGCAGCATTTTCCATCTTGGGGGCAGGGGTCGTTTACCTGCTGACAGAAGTGGTGGGACGGGGGTTGGGGTTGATTGGCCGAGGCATTGCCAAGGGAATTGGGGATGCGTGGCAGGATCGGCGCTCATAA
- the clpB gene encoding ATP-dependent chaperone ClpB, with protein MQPSNPNQFTEKAWEAIGRTPDIVKQANQQQIETEHLMKALLEQEGLATSVFNKLGVSVQRLRERTEEYITKQPKVSGANQNVYFGRSADSLLDRAESYRKQYGDDFISVEHMLLGYAQDTRFGKALFVEFKLDEAKLKTAIEQIRGNQKVTDQNPEGKYEVLEKYGRDLTKYAKEGKLDPVIGRDDEIRRTIQILSRRTKNNPVLIGEPGVGKTAIAEGLAQRIVSGDVPQSLKDRTLIALDMGALIAGAKYRGEFEERLKAVLKEVTDSQGNIILFIDEIHTVVGAGATQGAMDAGNLLKPMLARGELRCIGATTLDEYRKYIEKDAALERRFQQVYVDQPSVEDTISILRGLKERYELHHGVKISDSSLVAAATLSTRYISDRFLPDKAIDLVDEAAAKLKMEITSKPEQLDEVDRKILQLEMERLSLQKESDVASKERLQRLEKELADLKEEQSRLNAQWQAEKGGIGELQKIKEEIDRVNLEVQQAERDYDLNRAAELKYGTLAQLQKKLEATEAKLTATQTTGKSLLREEVTESDIAEIISKWTGIPISKLVQSEMQKLLHLEDELHDRVIGQNEAVTAVADAIQRSRAGLADPNRPIASFIFLGPTGVGKTELAKALAAYLFDTEDAMVRIDMSEYMEKHAVSRLIGAPPGYIGYDEGGQLTEAVRRRPFSVILFDEIEKAHPDVFNVMLQILDDGRVTDSQGRTVDFKNTIIIMTSNIGSQYILDVAGDDSRYEEMRSRVMEAMRGSFRPEFLNRVDETIIFHSLQKDEIRNIIRLQVQRLAKRLDDRKMTLKLSDAALDFLADIGYDPVYGARPIKRAIQKEVETAIAKCILRGEFSEGDTIFVDVGATERLEFKRLPSELTVTQ; from the coding sequence ATGCAACCGAGCAATCCAAACCAATTTACCGAAAAAGCCTGGGAAGCGATCGGGCGCACCCCCGACATCGTGAAACAGGCTAATCAGCAACAGATTGAAACGGAACATTTGATGAAAGCGTTGCTGGAACAGGAAGGCTTAGCAACCAGCGTCTTCAACAAACTGGGGGTGAGCGTGCAGCGGCTGCGTGAACGCACGGAGGAATACATCACCAAGCAGCCTAAGGTAAGTGGTGCTAACCAGAATGTTTACTTTGGCCGATCGGCGGATAGCTTACTCGATCGGGCGGAGTCCTACCGTAAACAGTATGGCGATGATTTTATTTCTGTCGAGCATATGCTGCTGGGCTATGCCCAAGATACCCGCTTTGGGAAGGCATTATTCGTAGAATTCAAGCTAGATGAAGCAAAATTAAAAACAGCGATCGAGCAGATTCGGGGGAATCAAAAGGTGACAGACCAAAATCCGGAAGGCAAATACGAAGTCCTGGAAAAATATGGCCGTGATCTCACTAAGTATGCCAAGGAAGGCAAGCTGGATCCGGTGATTGGTCGGGACGATGAGATTCGCCGGACGATCCAGATTCTCTCCCGGCGGACGAAGAATAATCCCGTCCTGATTGGCGAACCGGGGGTGGGTAAAACGGCGATCGCGGAAGGACTGGCCCAGCGGATTGTCAGCGGAGATGTACCCCAGTCCCTGAAAGATCGCACCCTGATTGCCCTGGATATGGGGGCGCTGATTGCTGGCGCGAAGTATCGCGGGGAATTTGAAGAGCGGCTGAAGGCGGTGCTGAAGGAAGTCACCGATTCCCAGGGCAACATCATCCTGTTTATCGATGAAATCCACACCGTAGTGGGTGCAGGGGCAACCCAGGGGGCGATGGATGCCGGGAATTTACTGAAACCGATGCTGGCGCGGGGCGAGTTGCGCTGTATTGGGGCGACGACCTTGGACGAGTACCGCAAATATATTGAAAAGGATGCGGCCCTAGAGCGGCGTTTCCAACAGGTCTATGTCGATCAGCCCAGTGTGGAGGACACGATTTCCATTCTGCGGGGGCTGAAGGAACGCTATGAACTGCACCATGGGGTGAAAATTTCCGATAGTTCCTTGGTGGCGGCAGCGACGTTATCAACACGGTACATCAGCGATCGCTTCCTGCCGGATAAGGCGATCGACTTGGTGGATGAGGCTGCGGCTAAGCTGAAGATGGAGATTACCTCGAAGCCGGAGCAGTTGGATGAGGTCGATCGCAAGATTCTGCAACTGGAGATGGAACGGCTGTCCTTGCAAAAGGAATCGGACGTAGCGTCGAAGGAGCGCTTGCAACGGCTGGAAAAGGAACTGGCGGATCTCAAGGAAGAGCAAAGTCGCTTAAATGCCCAGTGGCAAGCGGAAAAGGGTGGCATTGGTGAGTTGCAGAAGATCAAGGAGGAGATCGATCGGGTCAATTTGGAAGTGCAACAGGCGGAGCGGGATTATGACCTGAACCGAGCTGCGGAACTGAAATATGGAACACTGGCCCAGTTGCAAAAGAAACTGGAGGCGACAGAAGCCAAGCTCACAGCAACGCAAACAACGGGTAAATCACTCCTACGGGAAGAGGTAACTGAATCGGACATTGCTGAGATCATCAGTAAGTGGACGGGAATCCCTATCAGTAAGTTAGTGCAATCGGAAATGCAAAAGCTCTTGCATTTGGAAGATGAGCTGCACGATCGGGTGATTGGTCAAAATGAGGCTGTCACTGCGGTGGCGGATGCGATTCAGCGTTCCCGTGCGGGGCTGGCTGATCCGAATCGTCCCATTGCGAGCTTTATTTTCTTGGGTCCCACGGGGGTCGGTAAAACGGAATTGGCGAAGGCTTTGGCCGCTTACCTGTTTGATACGGAAGATGCCATGGTGCGGATTGATATGTCCGAGTACATGGAGAAGCACGCGGTTTCTCGCTTGATCGGAGCGCCTCCGGGCTACATTGGCTATGACGAGGGGGGACAACTGACGGAAGCGGTGCGGCGACGCCCCTTCTCGGTGATTCTGTTTGATGAAATTGAGAAGGCTCATCCGGATGTATTTAATGTCATGTTGCAAATCCTGGATGATGGGCGGGTGACGGATTCCCAGGGGCGCACGGTGGATTTCAAAAATACGATCATCATCATGACCAGCAATATTGGATCGCAATACATCCTGGATGTGGCGGGGGATGATAGCCGCTATGAGGAGATGCGATCGCGGGTGATGGAGGCGATGCGGGGCAGTTTCCGGCCTGAGTTTCTCAATCGGGTGGATGAAACGATCATTTTCCACAGTTTGCAAAAGGACGAAATCCGCAACATTATCCGGCTACAAGTTCAGCGGTTGGCGAAGCGGTTGGACGATCGCAAGATGACGCTGAAGCTGTCGGATGCAGCGTTGGATTTCTTGGCGGACATTGGCTACGATCCGGTCTATGGGGCTCGGCCTATTAAGCGGGCGATCCAGAAGGAGGTGGAAACCGCGATCGCGAAGTGCATTCTGCGGGGTGAGTTTAGCGAGGGGGATACGATCTTTGTGGATGTGGGGGCGACGGAGCGGCTGGAGTTCAAGCGGTTGCCTTCGGAGCTGACGGTTACGCAATAG
- a CDS encoding SPFH domain-containing protein: MFESLLGAIALMFAGYIIGSVRIVEEGDEALVQRLGEYKRTLRPGLNFVVPVMDSVLVETVREQLLDIEPQKAITKDSVPVTVDAIVYWRIVDLYRAYYKVDDLEESLKELVLSSLRAELGKFELQQAIASTRGISDSLKRDIEEKLRESDEDVARQRLQHEQIYPDPENRPPFKPLNTWGIDLVRVEVQDISISDEMRQSLEKQRAARAQGEATLEITRATVESIRQLSEALENSDNPQAVLQYLIAQDFVKANAEIGKSENSKILFMNPGALNEALSDLLVHPLPKDSHHPGNGAA; the protein is encoded by the coding sequence ATGTTTGAGTCTTTGCTGGGTGCGATCGCACTGATGTTTGCGGGTTACATTATTGGCTCCGTGCGGATCGTTGAAGAAGGTGACGAAGCGTTAGTTCAGCGCTTAGGGGAGTATAAGCGGACTCTTCGGCCTGGACTAAACTTTGTTGTTCCGGTCATGGACTCGGTGTTAGTGGAAACGGTGCGTGAGCAGTTGTTAGACATCGAGCCCCAAAAAGCCATTACCAAGGATTCTGTCCCCGTTACGGTGGATGCGATCGTGTACTGGAGAATTGTGGATCTGTACCGCGCCTATTACAAGGTTGACGATTTGGAAGAGTCGCTGAAGGAACTGGTTCTCAGTTCTCTGCGGGCAGAGCTAGGTAAGTTTGAGCTACAACAGGCGATCGCCTCCACTCGCGGAATTAGTGATTCTCTTAAGCGAGATATTGAAGAAAAGCTGCGGGAATCTGATGAAGATGTCGCTCGGCAACGCTTGCAGCACGAGCAAATTTATCCTGATCCGGAAAACCGTCCTCCGTTCAAGCCTTTGAATACCTGGGGCATTGACCTGGTTCGGGTTGAGGTTCAAGACATCAGTATTTCCGATGAGATGCGGCAGTCTCTGGAAAAACAACGGGCCGCCCGTGCCCAAGGGGAAGCGACTCTGGAAATCACCCGTGCTACGGTGGAGTCCATTCGTCAGCTATCGGAGGCCTTGGAAAACTCAGATAATCCCCAAGCGGTGTTGCAGTATTTGATTGCCCAAGACTTTGTAAAAGCCAACGCTGAGATCGGTAAGAGTGAAAATTCCAAGATTCTCTTTATGAATCCCGGTGCTCTCAATGAAGCCCTCAGTGATTTGCTGGTACACCCATTACCCAAGGATAGTCACCACCCCGGTAACGGAGCTGCATAG